The following coding sequences lie in one Silene latifolia isolate original U9 population chromosome 5, ASM4854445v1, whole genome shotgun sequence genomic window:
- the LOC141657242 gene encoding uncharacterized protein LOC141657242: protein MDGHGAALKTDTYEKGKPGKDVNNVPEDRVCTEDTKHYFINDRKYGKDGEHKKVSQHIEPPSGEVNMEAIVDPDDVIRAGGFGARDGLSSVLPMASDSTDFESSLLDMRDYEEPEGERRRPGLGWSKDKESE from the exons ATGGATGGTCATGGAGCTGCATTGAAAACTG ATACATATGAAAAGGGCAAGCCTGGAAAGGATGTTAATAATGTTCCTGAGGACAGAGTTTGTACAGAAGACACTAAACATTATTTCATAAATGATCGCAAATATGGGAAAGATGGTGAACATAAGAAAGTATCTCAGCATATTGAGCCGCCATCTGGGGAGGTTAACATGGAAGCTATTGTTGATCCTGATGATGTAATACGAGCTGGAGGATTTGGTGCCAGAGATGGCTTAAGTAGTGTCCTTCCAATGGCAAGTGACTCAACTGACTTCGAGTCGTCCTTGCTTGATATGCGTGACTATGAAGAGCCCGAGGGTGAGAGACGACGACCAGGTCTAGGCTGGAGCAAAGATAAGGAGTCAGAGTGA
- the LOC141657240 gene encoding cytokinin dehydrogenase 9-like produces MYSLLTLSSSTLPLLFCRVSYNIHQETMGSCKHIRQNEKVVFRVFFVLLLNSAGNINQCSYLPHATPSLKTSNSPDITSSLMKLSIHGHFDFDNTSYVASDFGKRYHFLPIAILSPKIVTDISTTIKHIYGMDSNSALTITARGHGHSLQGQSQNQGGIVITMESLKEPKMHVHTGELPYVDVSGGELWINILHETLKHGLAPKSWTDYLHLTVGGTLSNAGISGQAFKHGPQINNVYQLEIVTGKGDIVQCSEKQNSDLFYGVLGGLGQFGIITRARIALEPAPKRVKWTRVLYSDFHTFTKDQEQLISLEYSFDYIEGFVIINRTGLVDSWRSTFSPKDPLQASQFKSEGKILYCLEVAMYFNPEDMNVMNQQMEYILSKLNFISQTIFQSEVSYVDFLNRVHLSEIKLREKGLWDVPHPWLNLLVPKKNIHIFGKEVFGRILTDTSTGPILIYPVNQSRWNDKTSLVTPEGDVVYPVALLTSVMPSSTSSSKLEDILAKNKRIINFCNIAKLGVKQYLPHYDDQNEWRAHYGSKWDAFVQRKKAYDPLAILAPGQKIFHRGRATAWLSK; encoded by the exons ATGTATTCACTTTTAACCTTGTCATCATCTACCCTCCCACTTCTCTTTTGCCGTGTAAGTTACAACATACATCAAGAAACAATGGGATCATGTAAACACATTAGACAAAATGAAAAGGTTGTATTCAGAGTATTCTTCGTTCTCTTGCTAAATTCAGCAGGCAACATCAACCAATGTTCTTATCTTCCACATGCCACCCCATCTCTGAAAACCTCGAATTCACCTGACATAACATCATCCCTCATGAAACTAAGTATTCATGGCCATTTCGATTTCGACAACACCAGTTACGTAGCAAGTGACTTTGGCAAGAGGTACCATTTCCTTCCTATAGCAATATTATCACCAAAAATAGTCACCGACATATCTACtacaatcaaacacatttatggCATGGATTCTAACTCTGCCCTCACTATTACGGCAAGAGGCCATGGTCATTCACTTCAAGGCCAGTCACAAAATCAAGGTGGCATAGTCATCACTATGGAATCACTAAAAGAGCCAAAAATGCATGTTCACACAGGGGAACTGCCCTATGTTGATGTTTCAGGGGGTGAACTGTGGATAAATATCTTGCATGAGACTCTGAAACACGGCTTAGCACCTAAATCATGGACTGATTACCTTCATTTGACTGTGGGGGGCACCCTATCAAATGCTGGGATTAGTGGACAGGCATTCAAGCATGGACCTCAAATAAATAATGTCTATCAGCTGGAAATCGTAACTG GAAAGGGTGACATAGTACAGTGTTCAGAAAAACAGAATTCTGACCTTTTTTATGGTGTCCTTGGAGGACTAGGACAGTTTGGCATCATTACTAGAGCTAGGATAGCTCTTGAGCCAGCTCCCAAAAGG GTCAAATGGACGAGAGTCCTCTACTCAGATTTCCACACATTTACGAAAGATCAAGAACAGCTTATATCATTAGAATATTCCTTTGATTATATTGAAGGATTTGTCATAATAAATAGAACAGGCCTGGTTGATAGCTGGAGATCTACTTTCAGTCCCAAGGATCCACTTCAGGCTAGTCAGTTCAAATCTGAAGGGAAAATTCTCTACTGCTTGGAAGTGGCGATGTACTTCAATCCTGAGGATATGAACGTTATGAACCAG CAAATGGAGTACATATTGTCTAAGTTGAACTTTATTTCGCAAACAATATTCCAGTCTGAAGTATCTTATGTGGACTTCCTGAATCGGGTACACTTGTCTGAAATAAAGCTGCGGGAGAAAGGATTATGGGATGTACCTCATCCCTGGTTAAATCTTCTTGTACCCAAGAAAAATATACACATCTTCGGGAAAGAAGTTTTTGGCCGTATCCTCACAGACACGAGCACCGGTCCTATCCTCATTTACCCAGTCAATCAGTCAAG GTGGAATGATAAAACTTCTCTGGTGACTCCAGAGGGAGATGTAGTTTATCCTGTAGCACTTCTGACTTCTGTAATGCCATCCTCAACTAGCTCAAGTAAGCTTGAAGATATTTTAGCCAAGAATAAAAGGATTATAAATTTCTGTAACATTGCCAAACTTGGGGTGAAGCAATATCTGCCACATTATGACGATCAAAACGAATGGCGAGCTCATTATGGCTCTAAATGGGATGCTTTTGTACAGAGAAAAAAAGCTTATGACCCCCTAGCGATTCTTGCACCAGGGCAAAAAATCTTCCACAGAGGTAGAGCCACAGCATGGTTATCCAAGTAG